A window from Schistocerca gregaria isolate iqSchGreg1 unplaced genomic scaffold, iqSchGreg1.2 ptg001131l, whole genome shotgun sequence encodes these proteins:
- the LOC126328520 gene encoding uncharacterized protein LOC126328520: MSLSVPNLETIKLCDNINFDKDISSHNFEGGVLLMKFKLGIVKPLYQKEERKQPQNYRPVALTSVFGKLIEKIKLEILINHHNTNNLIGDFQHGLRSGRSTKSATVQIVHCLIN; this comes from the exons atgtcgctcagtgttcctaatttagaaactataaaattgtgtgacaatattaactttgacaaggatatatcctctcataatt ttgaaggaggtgttcttctgatgaaattcaaacttggtatagttaaacctttatatcaaaaagaggaaagaaaacaaccacagaactacagaccagttgccttaacgtcagtctttggtaaattgattgaaaaaataaagctagaaatattaatcaaccaccataatacgaataacttaataggagatttccaacatggattgagaagtggtcggagcaccaaatctgcaacagtacagattgtacactgtctgataaactaa